One region of Trichosurus vulpecula isolate mTriVul1 chromosome 1, mTriVul1.pri, whole genome shotgun sequence genomic DNA includes:
- the LOC118842785 gene encoding zinc finger protein 260-like isoform X1: protein MAPMFPTAGTQQVTRLKHFCHLPCGQSATKESVTFRDVAVDITQEEWGYLDPSQKQLYKDVMLENYRTLACLGLVFSKPYLICQLEQGGAPWMPERAVPRSSHAEWEFPCESREASQEVRGLPQEKLRRDLDKALACDSRIVRQQNQEEQHWQAAFPQMKPPNQSRGLEYTTDCGKSVLQGPIFFSQQRDEKSLGMYEAHRKCFRPYINLRKCNRLCSKKILSKCSEYGKSYWHNSAHVGNCRICTRETCECNECGNAFEQNTALTEKEIVNTRENPYKCNECRKVFVLTTQLTLHQRIHAREKSYKHNDYGSTFSLGTQIPRHQRVHTGEKRYKCNECGKAFRLKAQLNQHQTIHTGEKPYQCSECGKAFRLKGQLKQHQTIHTGEKPYKCNECGKSFRRSSHLTGHQRIHTGEKPYECKECGRAFCLNTALTKHQRIHTDGKPYECNECGKAFLLSKSLAEHQTIHTGEKPYQCNECGKAFRQSKALTVHQIIHTGEKPFECIECGKAFRLKAQLTQHHRIHSGEKPYECTECGKAFRLNSILIEHQRIHTGEKPYECGECGKTFRLNSALTEHQRIHTGWKPYECRECGKAFRIKAQLNQHQRIHTGEKPYECKECGKAFSHTRELKRHKRIHTGEKPYECVDCGKAFRLRSHLTNHNRIHTGEKPYGCNDCCKAFSRRAELEQHQRIHTGEKPYECQNCGKTFSRRSDLKRHQRIHVGEKHDE from the exons ATGGCCCCGATGTTCCCAACAGCTGGAACCCAGCAG GTAACCaggctgaaacatttctgtcatctcccgtGTGGGCAGTCAGCTACAaag GAATCAGTGACATTCAGAGATGTGGCTGTGGACATCACCCAGGAGGAATGGGGATACCTTGACCCTTCGCAGAAGCAGTTGTACAaggatgtgatgctggagaattaTAGGACCCTGGCTTGCCTGG GACTTGTATTTTCTAAACCCTATTTGATCTGCCAGTTGGAGCAAGGGGGAGCACCTTGGATGCCGGAGAGAGCGGTCCCAAGAAGCAGCCATGCAG agTGGGAGTTTCCGTGTGAATCCAGAGAAGCATCTCAAGAAGTGCGAGGATTGCCGCAGGAAAAACTTAGGAGAGATTTGGACAAAGCATTGGCATGTGATTCCAGAATAGTGAggcagcagaaccaagaggaacAGCACTGGCAAGCAGCATTCCCACAGATGAAGCCTCCGAATCAATCAAGAGGCCTTGAATATACTACAGACTGTGGAAAGAGTGTCCTTCAAGGACCAATTTTTTTCTCACAGCAAAGAGATGAAAAGAGTCTCGGTATGTATGAAGCTCATAGAAAGTGCTTCAGACCGTATATAAATCTGAGAAAATGTAATAGACTGTGCTCAAAGaaaattctttctaaatgtaGTGAATATGGGAAATCCTACTGGCATAATTCAGCCCATGTGGGAAATTGTAGGATATGTACCAGAGAGACttgtgaatgtaatgaatgtgggaatgCCTTTGAGCAGAATACAGCACTGACTGAAAAAGAGATCGTTAATACCAGAGAGAatccttataaatgtaatgaatgcaGGAAGGTCTTTGTTCTGACAACACAGCTTACTCTTCATCAGAGAATTCATGCTAGGGAGAAATCTTATAAACATAATGACTATGGGAGTACCTTCAGCCTAGGGACACAGATTCCTCGACATCAGAGAgttcatacaggagagaaacgttataaatgtaatgaatgtgggaaggcctttcgACTAAAAGCCCAGCTTAATCAACATCAGACAATTCATACTGGTGAAAAACCATATCAGTGTAGTGAATGCGGGAAGGCCTTCCGACTAAAAGGGCAGCTTAAGCAACATCAGAcaattcatactggtgagaagccttataaatgtaatgaatgtggaaagtcCTTTCGAAGGAGCTCACACCTTACtggacatcagagaattcacactggagagaaaccttatgaatgtaaagaATGCGGAAGGGCCTTCTGCCTGAACACAGCTCttactaaacatcagagaatccatactgatgggaaaccttatgaatgtaatgaatgtggcaagGCCTTCCTCCTGAGCAAAAGTCTTGCTGAGCATCAAAccattcatactggagagaaaccttatcagtgtaatgaatgtgggaaagccttccgcCAAAGCAAAGCACTTACTGTACATCAGAtaattcatactggtgagaaaccttttgaatgtattgaatgtgggaaggccttccgaCTAAAAGCACAGCTTACTCAACATCATAgaattcatagtggagagaaaccttatgagtgcactgagtgtgggaaggcctttcGCTTGAACTCAATTCTTATtgaacatcaaagaattcatactggagagaaaccttatgaatgtggtgaatgtgggaagaccttccGCCTGAATTCAGCTCTTActgaacatcaaagaattcatactggttggaaaccttatgaatgtagagaatgtgggaaggccttccgaATTAAAGCACAACTTaatcaacatcagagaattcatactggagagaaaccttatgagtgtaaggaatgtggaaaggccttcagtcACACCCGAGAACTTAAAAGACACAaaagaattcatacaggagagaaaccttatgagtgtGTTGACTGTGGAAAGGCCTTCCGCCTGAGATCACATCTTACAAATCATAATCGAATTCATACAGGTGAAAAGCCTTATGGATGTAATGACTGTTGTAAGGCCTTCAGTCGCAGGGCAGAACTTGAGcagcatcagagaatccatactggcgagaaaccttatgaatgtcagAATTGTGGCAAGACCTTTAGTCGAAGATCAGATCTTAaaagacatcagagaattcatgttGGGGAGAAACATGATGAATGA
- the LOC118842785 gene encoding zinc finger protein 260-like isoform X2: protein MLENYRTLACLGLVFSKPYLICQLEQGGAPWMPERAVPRSSHAEWEFPCESREASQEVRGLPQEKLRRDLDKALACDSRIVRQQNQEEQHWQAAFPQMKPPNQSRGLEYTTDCGKSVLQGPIFFSQQRDEKSLGMYEAHRKCFRPYINLRKCNRLCSKKILSKCSEYGKSYWHNSAHVGNCRICTRETCECNECGNAFEQNTALTEKEIVNTRENPYKCNECRKVFVLTTQLTLHQRIHAREKSYKHNDYGSTFSLGTQIPRHQRVHTGEKRYKCNECGKAFRLKAQLNQHQTIHTGEKPYQCSECGKAFRLKGQLKQHQTIHTGEKPYKCNECGKSFRRSSHLTGHQRIHTGEKPYECKECGRAFCLNTALTKHQRIHTDGKPYECNECGKAFLLSKSLAEHQTIHTGEKPYQCNECGKAFRQSKALTVHQIIHTGEKPFECIECGKAFRLKAQLTQHHRIHSGEKPYECTECGKAFRLNSILIEHQRIHTGEKPYECGECGKTFRLNSALTEHQRIHTGWKPYECRECGKAFRIKAQLNQHQRIHTGEKPYECKECGKAFSHTRELKRHKRIHTGEKPYECVDCGKAFRLRSHLTNHNRIHTGEKPYGCNDCCKAFSRRAELEQHQRIHTGEKPYECQNCGKTFSRRSDLKRHQRIHVGEKHDE from the exons atgctggagaattaTAGGACCCTGGCTTGCCTGG GACTTGTATTTTCTAAACCCTATTTGATCTGCCAGTTGGAGCAAGGGGGAGCACCTTGGATGCCGGAGAGAGCGGTCCCAAGAAGCAGCCATGCAG agTGGGAGTTTCCGTGTGAATCCAGAGAAGCATCTCAAGAAGTGCGAGGATTGCCGCAGGAAAAACTTAGGAGAGATTTGGACAAAGCATTGGCATGTGATTCCAGAATAGTGAggcagcagaaccaagaggaacAGCACTGGCAAGCAGCATTCCCACAGATGAAGCCTCCGAATCAATCAAGAGGCCTTGAATATACTACAGACTGTGGAAAGAGTGTCCTTCAAGGACCAATTTTTTTCTCACAGCAAAGAGATGAAAAGAGTCTCGGTATGTATGAAGCTCATAGAAAGTGCTTCAGACCGTATATAAATCTGAGAAAATGTAATAGACTGTGCTCAAAGaaaattctttctaaatgtaGTGAATATGGGAAATCCTACTGGCATAATTCAGCCCATGTGGGAAATTGTAGGATATGTACCAGAGAGACttgtgaatgtaatgaatgtgggaatgCCTTTGAGCAGAATACAGCACTGACTGAAAAAGAGATCGTTAATACCAGAGAGAatccttataaatgtaatgaatgcaGGAAGGTCTTTGTTCTGACAACACAGCTTACTCTTCATCAGAGAATTCATGCTAGGGAGAAATCTTATAAACATAATGACTATGGGAGTACCTTCAGCCTAGGGACACAGATTCCTCGACATCAGAGAgttcatacaggagagaaacgttataaatgtaatgaatgtgggaaggcctttcgACTAAAAGCCCAGCTTAATCAACATCAGACAATTCATACTGGTGAAAAACCATATCAGTGTAGTGAATGCGGGAAGGCCTTCCGACTAAAAGGGCAGCTTAAGCAACATCAGAcaattcatactggtgagaagccttataaatgtaatgaatgtggaaagtcCTTTCGAAGGAGCTCACACCTTACtggacatcagagaattcacactggagagaaaccttatgaatgtaaagaATGCGGAAGGGCCTTCTGCCTGAACACAGCTCttactaaacatcagagaatccatactgatgggaaaccttatgaatgtaatgaatgtggcaagGCCTTCCTCCTGAGCAAAAGTCTTGCTGAGCATCAAAccattcatactggagagaaaccttatcagtgtaatgaatgtgggaaagccttccgcCAAAGCAAAGCACTTACTGTACATCAGAtaattcatactggtgagaaaccttttgaatgtattgaatgtgggaaggccttccgaCTAAAAGCACAGCTTACTCAACATCATAgaattcatagtggagagaaaccttatgagtgcactgagtgtgggaaggcctttcGCTTGAACTCAATTCTTATtgaacatcaaagaattcatactggagagaaaccttatgaatgtggtgaatgtgggaagaccttccGCCTGAATTCAGCTCTTActgaacatcaaagaattcatactggttggaaaccttatgaatgtagagaatgtgggaaggccttccgaATTAAAGCACAACTTaatcaacatcagagaattcatactggagagaaaccttatgagtgtaaggaatgtggaaaggccttcagtcACACCCGAGAACTTAAAAGACACAaaagaattcatacaggagagaaaccttatgagtgtGTTGACTGTGGAAAGGCCTTCCGCCTGAGATCACATCTTACAAATCATAATCGAATTCATACAGGTGAAAAGCCTTATGGATGTAATGACTGTTGTAAGGCCTTCAGTCGCAGGGCAGAACTTGAGcagcatcagagaatccatactggcgagaaaccttatgaatgtcagAATTGTGGCAAGACCTTTAGTCGAAGATCAGATCTTAaaagacatcagagaattcatgttGGGGAGAAACATGATGAATGA